A section of the uncultured Fusobacterium sp. genome encodes:
- a CDS encoding DUF2262 domain-containing protein yields the protein MEKLRVDDFEIEENDWGYIFSTYFDFLGEEVGLTLDLDYNIKDEKEISEEKIREVIEKTLKNLNPLLKKAENNRNQLIELLKEKDYIELANEWIAGAEEVEGKEGYYLIDDEEVHIPITEEEFEKSISCRGGIGATIGLDGELDFISIYLVFDPDYFAGHCIECYIEENGSFSINGLAG from the coding sequence ATGGAAAAATTAAGAGTAGATGATTTTGAAATAGAAGAAAATGATTGGGGATATATTTTTTCAACTTATTTTGATTTTTTGGGGGAAGAAGTAGGACTAACATTAGATTTAGATTACAATATAAAAGATGAAAAAGAGATTTCAGAAGAGAAAATCAGAGAAGTTATAGAAAAGACTTTAAAAAACTTGAATCCTCTTTTAAAGAAAGCTGAAAATAATAGAAATCAACTTATAGAACTTTTAAAAGAAAAAGACTATATAGAATTAGCAAATGAATGGATAGCAGGAGCTGAAGAAGTAGAGGGAAAAGAGGGATATTATTTAATAGATGATGAAGAAGTTCATATTCCTATTACAGAGGAAGAATTTGAAAAAAGTATTAGTTGTAGAGGAGGAATAGGAGCTACTATTGGTTTAGATGGAGAACTAGACTTCATATCTATTTATTTAGTATTTGACCCAGATTATTTTGCTGGACATTGTATAGAATGTTATATAGAAGAAAATGGAAGTTTTTCAATCAATGGATTAGCAGGATAG